Proteins encoded in a region of the Stieleria neptunia genome:
- the xseB gene encoding exodeoxyribonuclease VII small subunit — protein sequence MAKKKSSESTSSQSESAPQVDFESALAEVENVVEMLEGGELGLSESLVQYERGIEKIKLCHQVLQQAEKRIAVLTRVDEDGTASVEPVDTGEGTTTPASSGRSASGRKSARKTRGPVNDVDENEGLF from the coding sequence ATGGCGAAAAAGAAATCGAGTGAATCGACCTCCTCCCAAAGCGAATCCGCACCCCAAGTGGATTTCGAATCGGCGCTGGCGGAAGTCGAAAACGTCGTCGAAATGCTCGAAGGCGGCGAGCTCGGACTGTCCGAATCGCTGGTCCAGTACGAACGGGGCATCGAAAAAATCAAGCTTTGCCACCAAGTCCTCCAGCAAGCGGAAAAACGCATCGCGGTGCTGACCCGCGTCGATGAAGACGGGACGGCGTCGGTCGAACCGGTGGACACCGGAGAGGGCACCACAACCCCCGCTAGCAGCGGGCGTTCCGCCTCCGGCCGAAAGTCGGCCAGAAAGACGCGTGGGCCGGTCAACGACGTGGACGAAAACGAGGGGCTTTTTTAA
- a CDS encoding polyprenyl synthetase family protein: MPASPIESTNAEQTEPGIQQALGDLLPSIEQALQAACQFGSGCPDRLADAIRYAVLAPGKRLRPALVLMAAEACGGAIDEAMPGAVAVEMIHAYSLIHDDLPAMDDDDLRRGRPTVHIAFDEATAILAGDALQPLAIAHLCRNVADLQRRALAVALLANAAGPEQLVGGQADDLAAESGQLPADVAAELESAGRQPAAEQPNEPSGMPPRSPDQCPGLAFLESIHRRKTGALFTASLQLGAVLCGAGDRQSQALTDFAADLGLAFQVVDDLLDHTADESSLGKRVGKDSDRGKLTYPGLMGLPNAQSFAGDLIRSAKSHLTVLGPPAWRLECLADYVLARTH; the protein is encoded by the coding sequence TTGCCCGCCTCTCCGATCGAATCAACCAACGCAGAACAAACCGAGCCTGGAATCCAGCAAGCACTCGGTGACCTTCTGCCCTCCATCGAACAAGCACTTCAGGCGGCGTGCCAATTCGGCAGCGGTTGCCCGGATCGGCTGGCCGATGCAATCCGCTATGCCGTGCTGGCCCCCGGCAAACGACTCCGCCCGGCACTGGTCCTGATGGCCGCCGAAGCCTGTGGCGGGGCGATTGACGAGGCGATGCCCGGCGCGGTCGCCGTGGAAATGATCCACGCCTACTCGCTGATCCACGATGATTTGCCCGCGATGGACGACGACGACCTCCGCCGCGGACGGCCGACTGTCCACATCGCCTTTGACGAAGCCACCGCAATTTTGGCCGGCGACGCGTTGCAGCCCCTGGCGATCGCACACCTGTGCCGCAATGTGGCCGATCTGCAGCGGCGTGCCCTGGCCGTCGCGCTGCTGGCGAACGCCGCCGGCCCCGAACAACTCGTCGGTGGCCAAGCCGACGACCTGGCCGCCGAATCGGGCCAGCTGCCCGCCGACGTCGCCGCCGAACTGGAATCGGCCGGCCGACAGCCAGCTGCCGAGCAGCCCAATGAACCGAGCGGTATGCCCCCCCGTAGTCCAGACCAATGCCCCGGACTCGCGTTCCTGGAATCGATTCACCGCCGCAAAACGGGTGCCCTGTTTACCGCATCGCTTCAATTGGGAGCCGTCCTGTGCGGCGCCGGCGATCGACAATCCCAGGCCCTGACCGACTTTGCGGCCGATCTCGGATTAGCATTTCAGGTGGTCGACGACCTGCTGGACCACACCGCCGACGAATCAAGCCTGGGAAAACGCGTCGGAAAAGACAGCGATCGCGGAAAACTGACGTACCCCGGACTCATGGGGCTCCCCAACGCACAATCCTTCGCCGGCGACTTGATCCGATCCGCAAAATCGCACCTGACCGTTTTGGGCCCGCCGGCTTGGCGGTTAGAGTGTCTGGCGGATTACGTCCTCGCCCGCACCCACTGA
- a CDS encoding sulfide/dihydroorotate dehydrogenase-like FAD/NAD-binding protein has translation MFPIKESRFLSGDVKLFRVEAPRIARKRQAGQFVIVRIHEHGERIPLTIADSDVEQGTITIIVQGVGKTTRLLNQLEAGDAILDVVGPLGEPSEIKNFGTVVVIGGGVGTAIAYPTAVAMKQAGNHVITIVGARNQSLLILEDEVRATSDELYLMTDDGSYGEHGFVTQKLQALIDQGRTIDHVLAIGPIPMMRAVAEVTRPHQISTIVSLNPIMVDGTGMCGGCRVYVGKECKFACVDGPEFDAHQVDFTNLIQRNKMYRDREQESLEAFEADPTHDLEEAHHCQMEQRFPEVGPRTV, from the coding sequence ATGTTTCCCATCAAAGAATCTCGCTTTCTCTCTGGTGACGTCAAACTGTTCCGTGTCGAAGCGCCGCGGATCGCCCGCAAGCGGCAGGCGGGGCAGTTTGTGATCGTTCGCATCCACGAGCACGGCGAGCGCATCCCGTTGACGATTGCCGATTCGGACGTGGAGCAGGGGACGATCACGATCATCGTGCAGGGTGTCGGCAAGACGACACGGCTGCTCAATCAGCTCGAAGCCGGCGACGCGATCTTGGACGTCGTCGGTCCCTTGGGCGAGCCGTCGGAGATCAAAAATTTCGGCACGGTCGTCGTCATCGGCGGCGGTGTGGGAACGGCCATCGCCTACCCGACGGCGGTCGCGATGAAACAAGCCGGCAACCACGTGATCACGATCGTCGGTGCCCGCAATCAGTCGTTGTTGATTTTGGAGGACGAGGTTCGCGCGACCAGCGACGAACTTTACCTGATGACCGACGACGGCAGCTACGGTGAACACGGCTTCGTCACACAGAAGCTGCAAGCGTTGATCGACCAGGGGCGAACGATCGATCACGTGTTGGCAATCGGTCCGATCCCGATGATGCGGGCGGTCGCCGAAGTCACTCGCCCGCATCAGATTTCGACCATCGTCAGTCTGAATCCGATCATGGTCGACGGCACCGGCATGTGCGGCGGCTGTCGGGTGTACGTCGGCAAGGAGTGCAAATTCGCGTGTGTCGACGGTCCAGAATTCGACGCGCATCAAGTCGATTTCACCAATCTGATCCAACGCAACAAAATGTATCGCGATCGCGAACAGGAGTCGTTGGAAGCATTCGAGGCCGATCCGACGCACGATCTGGAGGAAGCTCACCATTGTCAGATGGAGCAACGGTTTCCGGAAGTCGGTCCACGGACGGTTTGA
- a CDS encoding NAD(+)/NADH kinase, translating to MIGAPDRERVRSEAIRLRPLIAQHAEIVAEDFHFEYGFDDPDIDLVIVLGGDGSILQTARQLAGKKIPVLGINCGNLGFLAALSPDDFLEVWPRVCCGAFKVIDHLMLEVSLIRDGETICQQLVLNEVAVLGGPPYQILGIDLFADGNLATRYRCDGLILATPVGSTAHNLSAGGPILRRNLQAVVISPISPHTLTYRPLVDSADTVFELTVSEPNASTSVVVDGRILSQLLPGDRVQVQRSDSTFEMLSVPGQNDYRTLREKLGWGGSL from the coding sequence ATGATCGGCGCGCCGGACCGCGAGCGAGTCCGCAGCGAAGCAATCCGCTTGCGTCCGCTGATCGCCCAACACGCCGAGATCGTTGCCGAAGACTTTCATTTCGAATACGGATTCGATGACCCCGACATCGATTTGGTGATCGTCCTCGGCGGCGATGGCTCCATCCTGCAAACCGCCCGTCAGCTCGCCGGAAAGAAGATCCCGGTGCTAGGGATCAACTGCGGAAACCTCGGCTTCCTCGCCGCGCTTTCGCCCGACGATTTCCTAGAGGTCTGGCCCCGCGTTTGTTGTGGCGCGTTCAAAGTCATCGACCACCTGATGCTCGAGGTCAGCCTGATTCGAGACGGCGAAACCATCTGCCAGCAACTCGTCTTGAACGAGGTCGCCGTACTCGGCGGACCGCCGTATCAGATTCTGGGAATCGATCTGTTCGCCGACGGAAACCTGGCGACACGCTACCGCTGCGATGGACTGATCCTGGCGACACCGGTCGGTTCGACCGCACACAACCTGTCCGCCGGCGGTCCGATCTTGCGCCGCAACTTGCAAGCCGTCGTGATTTCGCCGATCAGCCCCCACACACTGACGTACCGCCCGCTGGTCGATTCGGCAGACACCGTGTTCGAATTGACGGTCAGTGAGCCCAACGCATCGACCAGCGTCGTCGTCGACGGCCGCATCCTCAGCCAACTGCTGCCGGGCGACCGTGTCCAGGTCCAGCGTTCCGACAGCACCTTCGAAATGCTCTCCGTCCCCGGCCAAAACGACTACCGCACGCTCAGAGAAAAACTCGGCTGGGGCGGGTCACTGTAA
- the dxs gene encoding 1-deoxy-D-xylulose-5-phosphate synthase, whose product MNDPKHPLLASLKDATGLRDFSPQQLESAADEIRDVLCNLLATRTAHFASNLGVVELCLALHCEFDFRTDRLIWDTGHQIYPHKLVTGRYHSFPSIRTQGGLMGYPNPHESEYDLFMTGHAGCSVSTAVGLRSGDIMVDQPDRRTVAVIGDGAFPSGIVFEALNNAGHLEDDLTIVLNDNKMSICHRVGAVAGYLDRLRSNPYYTGLKSEVGKLLEQIPMFGDPAERFLAQLKEGVKAGLVGGMLFEELNIRYVGPIDGHDIALVRKYLAMAREMKGPVLLHVVTEKGHGYKPAAADPVFFHTPPAFEDRDGKPVPRHSDGLPPFTVHARDAISQAMAADEKVSVITAAMCQGNKLEPVREKFPKQFFDVGICESHAVAFAAGQCKAGARPIVDIYSTFLQRSYDQIFQEVSLQDLPVVFMLDRAGLTGPDGPTHHGVYDVGYMRLFPNIVVMAPGYAEELGMMLRFALDHNHPCSIRYPKASALQRDQPVPEIELGKSEIIRPGEDGTIVAFGAMLENALAAAEMLEGELDICVVNARFAKPIDEEMVRQSIETGKFVLTVEENAVMGGFGSAFLESAVAQRLDTRGVQTLGLPDSFVEHGDRNELLHQCGLSPEAIAERCRQATPATSTFA is encoded by the coding sequence TTGAACGACCCAAAACACCCCCTGCTGGCAAGCTTGAAAGACGCGACGGGACTGCGTGATTTTTCGCCCCAGCAATTGGAGTCGGCCGCCGACGAAATCCGGGACGTGCTCTGCAATCTGCTGGCAACCCGGACGGCGCATTTCGCGTCCAACCTGGGCGTCGTCGAACTCTGTCTGGCGCTGCACTGCGAATTCGACTTCCGCACCGATCGCCTGATCTGGGACACCGGCCACCAAATCTACCCGCACAAACTGGTCACCGGCCGCTACCACAGCTTCCCCTCGATTCGCACACAGGGCGGACTGATGGGATACCCGAACCCGCACGAAAGCGAGTACGACTTGTTCATGACCGGCCATGCCGGCTGCAGCGTCAGCACCGCGGTCGGATTACGCAGCGGTGATATAATGGTCGACCAACCCGACCGCCGCACGGTCGCGGTGATCGGCGACGGGGCCTTCCCCAGCGGCATCGTCTTCGAAGCCCTCAACAACGCCGGCCACCTGGAAGACGACCTGACGATCGTGCTCAACGACAACAAAATGTCGATTTGCCACCGCGTCGGTGCCGTCGCCGGGTACCTGGATCGTCTGCGAAGCAATCCGTACTACACCGGCCTGAAAAGCGAAGTCGGCAAACTGCTGGAACAGATCCCGATGTTCGGCGATCCGGCCGAGCGGTTTCTGGCCCAGTTGAAGGAAGGCGTCAAAGCCGGCTTGGTCGGCGGCATGCTGTTCGAAGAATTAAACATTCGCTACGTCGGGCCGATCGACGGACATGACATCGCGCTGGTCCGCAAGTACTTGGCGATGGCCCGCGAAATGAAAGGCCCGGTGCTGCTGCACGTGGTCACCGAAAAAGGCCATGGCTACAAACCCGCCGCCGCCGATCCGGTGTTCTTCCACACCCCGCCCGCGTTCGAAGACCGAGACGGCAAACCGGTGCCCCGGCACAGCGATGGCCTGCCCCCGTTCACCGTGCACGCCCGCGATGCGATCAGCCAAGCGATGGCCGCCGACGAAAAGGTCTCCGTGATCACCGCGGCGATGTGCCAGGGCAACAAACTGGAACCCGTTCGCGAAAAATTCCCCAAGCAATTCTTCGACGTCGGCATCTGTGAATCGCACGCGGTCGCCTTCGCCGCCGGTCAGTGCAAAGCCGGCGCGCGGCCGATCGTCGACATCTACAGCACATTTCTGCAACGCAGCTACGACCAGATTTTCCAAGAGGTCTCGCTGCAAGACCTGCCGGTCGTGTTCATGCTCGATCGAGCCGGATTGACCGGACCGGACGGACCGACCCACCACGGCGTCTATGACGTCGGCTACATGCGGCTGTTCCCCAACATCGTCGTGATGGCCCCCGGATACGCCGAAGAACTGGGCATGATGCTTCGCTTCGCGCTCGATCACAACCACCCCTGCAGCATCCGCTACCCCAAAGCATCGGCACTGCAACGCGACCAACCGGTCCCCGAAATCGAACTCGGCAAAAGCGAAATCATTCGCCCCGGCGAAGACGGAACGATCGTCGCCTTCGGCGCGATGCTGGAAAATGCACTCGCCGCGGCCGAGATGCTCGAAGGCGAGTTGGATATCTGCGTCGTCAACGCGCGGTTCGCCAAACCGATCGACGAAGAGATGGTCAGACAGTCGATCGAGACGGGAAAATTCGTCCTGACCGTCGAAGAAAACGCGGTCATGGGGGGATTCGGATCCGCATTCCTGGAATCCGCCGTCGCCCAACGACTGGACACACGCGGCGTCCAGACCCTGGGCCTCCCCGATTCGTTCGTCGAACACGGGGATCGAAACGAATTGCTGCACCAGTGCGGACTCAGCCCCGAAGCGATCGCCGAGCGATGCCGGCAAGCCACACCGGCGACGTCAACCTTCGCCTGA
- the gltA gene encoding NADPH-dependent glutamate synthase — protein MVDKLPPKQRTKIPRQAMPEQEACQRAHNFDEVNLGLTEAIAQRESQRCLTCADPKCTHGCPVGVQIREVVDLVREGEYLSAAAKLREDNVLPAVTGRVCPQENQCEGACVLARRFNSLAIGHIERFVADYERKTGQVGLPERAPLTGKKVAIVGSGPAGLSCAGDLSLKGHEVTVFEALHEIGGVLIYGIPEFRLPKEIVRQEVENMRAMGIDFQTNVVIGKTVTIDELFNEEGYDAVFIATGAGLPKFMNIPGEQLAGVYSANEFLTRVNLMKAYDPDQYDSPIYDCRGRNVAIVGGGNTAMDSVRSALRLGAKNAYIIYRRSEEEMPARGEEVHHAKDEGVQFMNLHNPLEFVGNEEGNLTGVKLVKMELGEADESGRRRPVPIEGSEFVMPIDMAVVAIGTGANPLVQSTTPDMATNKWGYIVADEETSRTNKRGVFAGGDIVSGAATVILAMGAGRVAARSMHEYLETGQW, from the coding sequence ATGGTTGATAAACTTCCTCCCAAGCAACGCACCAAAATTCCTCGTCAGGCAATGCCCGAACAGGAGGCTTGCCAGCGTGCCCATAACTTTGACGAAGTCAACTTGGGTTTGACCGAAGCGATCGCGCAGCGAGAGTCGCAGCGCTGTCTGACCTGTGCCGATCCCAAATGCACGCATGGTTGCCCGGTGGGCGTGCAGATCCGTGAGGTCGTTGATTTGGTTCGCGAGGGCGAGTACCTGTCCGCAGCCGCCAAGCTGCGTGAGGACAACGTGTTGCCGGCGGTCACGGGCCGCGTTTGTCCGCAGGAGAACCAATGCGAAGGGGCATGCGTGTTGGCCCGGCGTTTCAATTCGCTGGCGATCGGGCACATCGAACGATTCGTCGCCGATTATGAACGCAAGACCGGACAGGTGGGGCTTCCCGAGCGGGCCCCGCTGACGGGCAAGAAAGTGGCGATCGTCGGCAGCGGGCCGGCGGGTTTGAGCTGCGCCGGCGACCTGTCCTTGAAGGGCCATGAGGTGACCGTGTTTGAGGCGCTTCACGAAATCGGCGGCGTGTTGATTTATGGCATTCCGGAGTTTCGCTTGCCCAAAGAAATCGTTCGGCAGGAAGTCGAGAACATGCGGGCGATGGGCATCGATTTTCAAACCAACGTCGTGATCGGCAAAACGGTCACCATCGACGAACTGTTCAACGAAGAAGGCTACGATGCGGTGTTCATCGCCACCGGGGCGGGGCTGCCAAAGTTCATGAACATCCCCGGTGAGCAGTTGGCCGGCGTCTACTCGGCGAATGAGTTTCTGACGCGTGTGAACCTGATGAAGGCGTACGATCCCGATCAATACGATTCACCGATTTACGATTGCCGCGGCCGCAACGTGGCGATCGTCGGCGGCGGGAATACCGCGATGGATTCCGTTCGGTCGGCGCTGCGGCTGGGCGCAAAGAACGCCTACATCATCTATCGCCGCAGCGAAGAAGAAATGCCGGCCCGCGGCGAGGAGGTGCATCATGCCAAGGACGAAGGCGTGCAGTTCATGAATCTGCACAACCCGCTGGAGTTTGTCGGCAACGAGGAAGGCAACTTGACCGGCGTCAAGCTGGTCAAGATGGAGCTCGGCGAAGCGGACGAATCGGGGCGTCGGCGACCGGTGCCGATCGAAGGTTCTGAATTTGTGATGCCGATCGACATGGCGGTCGTCGCCATCGGCACCGGGGCCAATCCGTTGGTGCAATCGACCACACCGGACATGGCGACCAACAAATGGGGCTACATCGTTGCCGATGAGGAGACGTCGCGGACCAACAAACGCGGCGTGTTTGCCGGCGGCGATATCGTCAGCGGCGCCGCCACGGTCATTTTGGCCATGGGCGCCGGTCGCGTCGCGGCGCGGTCGATGCACGAGTACCTGGAAACGGGACAGTGGTAG
- the mnmA gene encoding tRNA 2-thiouridine(34) synthase MnmA, which yields MARVVLAMSGGVDSSVAAHLLLEAGHEVIGVFMRHGEESSEVCKVEPGADPTAPAGHTSAPSLPVLGGLAAERADHKQGCCTATDAADAKRVAAKFGIPFYALDLQADFRRIVDYFVDDYLNGRTPNPCVKCNHWIKFGRLFDYAAGVEADFLATGHYARMIDGQLHRGLDGHKDQSYALFGIGKSRLPRMLLPVGDYEKTEIRKIAESLQLGVAGKRDSQEICFVTQGHHSDFVKARRPELVGTTAGDFVTTDGRVVGTHDGYEAFTVGQRKGLGIALGTPHFVIRIDPNTNQVVLGKKESLACEQLSAADANWLVSPESLSRLAASEPETGGLSVQIRYNGSPEPASVAFDPATPERFTVHFDHPVDAVAPGQAAVVYHGPRVLGGGWIE from the coding sequence ATGGCACGCGTGGTCCTGGCGATGAGTGGGGGAGTCGATTCGAGTGTGGCGGCACATCTGTTGCTCGAGGCCGGACACGAGGTGATCGGCGTCTTCATGCGGCACGGCGAGGAGTCCAGCGAAGTCTGCAAGGTGGAACCCGGCGCGGATCCGACCGCCCCGGCAGGCCACACTTCAGCCCCGTCGCTGCCCGTCCTGGGGGGCCTGGCGGCCGAGCGCGCCGACCACAAACAGGGCTGCTGCACCGCCACCGATGCCGCCGACGCCAAACGCGTCGCCGCTAAGTTCGGCATCCCCTTTTACGCCCTGGATCTGCAAGCCGACTTTCGACGCATCGTCGATTACTTTGTCGATGACTACCTGAATGGACGCACTCCGAATCCTTGCGTGAAATGCAATCATTGGATCAAGTTCGGCCGCCTGTTTGACTACGCCGCAGGTGTCGAAGCGGACTTTCTCGCCACCGGCCACTACGCCAGGATGATCGACGGCCAGCTGCACCGCGGATTGGACGGCCACAAAGATCAGTCTTACGCACTGTTCGGAATTGGCAAGAGCCGTTTACCGCGAATGTTGTTGCCGGTCGGCGATTACGAAAAAACCGAAATCCGCAAGATCGCCGAAAGCCTCCAGTTGGGCGTCGCCGGGAAACGCGACAGCCAAGAGATCTGCTTTGTAACCCAAGGCCATCACAGCGATTTTGTCAAAGCGCGTCGCCCTGAACTGGTCGGCACCACGGCCGGCGATTTTGTCACCACCGACGGCCGCGTCGTCGGCACGCACGACGGCTATGAAGCGTTTACCGTCGGCCAACGAAAAGGCCTCGGAATCGCCCTGGGCACCCCCCACTTTGTGATTCGGATCGACCCCAATACCAATCAAGTCGTGCTCGGCAAAAAGGAATCGCTGGCGTGCGAGCAACTTTCGGCCGCCGATGCCAACTGGTTGGTCTCGCCAGAATCACTCAGCCGCCTGGCCGCGTCCGAACCCGAAACCGGCGGGCTGTCGGTTCAAATCCGCTACAACGGATCCCCCGAACCGGCATCGGTCGCGTTCGACCCGGCGACGCCCGAACGATTCACCGTTCACTTTGACCACCCTGTCGATGCCGTCGCGCCCGGCCAAGCCGCCGTCGTCTACCACGGCCCCCGTGTCCTCGGAGGCGGCTGGATCGAGTGA
- the prfB gene encoding peptide chain release factor 2, protein MDAELVQRSEKIEKRLKLLAESLNHRGKAEQIKKIEAKMGQPDFWDDNESAQKTVGELKALKAIVGPMNELSSSVEDLSVLMEMADEDESVAAEVGEELSRLENILDDLELKALLSGPNDSAGAILTINARDGGTDANDWADIMLRMYSAWAVNQDYKIQLLDRHENEEAGINSASIAIRGPMAYGYLKGEEGMHRLVRISPFNSEGKRQTSFAAVSVAPEIDDSIEVEIEEKDVRTDTFRASGAGGQHVNKTDSAIRLTHVPTNTVVQCQSERSQHQNKANAWKMLRAKMARLEEERREAETAAKYGTQARTGFGSQIRNYFLHPDQRVKDARTGHYVGNFNSVIDGSELQGFLDAFLRWRAGGKTAVTADQE, encoded by the coding sequence ATGGACGCGGAATTGGTTCAGCGCAGTGAAAAAATCGAAAAACGCCTGAAACTGCTCGCCGAGTCCTTGAACCATCGCGGCAAGGCGGAGCAGATCAAAAAAATCGAAGCCAAGATGGGCCAACCGGACTTTTGGGACGACAACGAATCGGCTCAAAAAACGGTCGGCGAACTCAAGGCCCTGAAAGCCATTGTCGGCCCGATGAACGAATTGTCCAGCAGCGTCGAAGACTTGAGTGTCTTGATGGAGATGGCCGACGAGGACGAATCGGTCGCTGCCGAGGTCGGCGAGGAGCTCTCGCGACTGGAAAATATCCTGGACGATTTGGAGCTGAAAGCCCTGCTCAGCGGTCCCAACGACAGCGCCGGAGCGATTCTGACCATCAACGCGCGCGATGGCGGGACCGACGCCAATGACTGGGCGGACATCATGCTGCGGATGTACTCGGCTTGGGCGGTCAACCAAGACTACAAAATCCAACTGCTGGACCGACACGAAAACGAAGAAGCGGGGATCAACAGCGCCTCGATCGCCATCCGTGGGCCGATGGCCTATGGCTACCTGAAAGGCGAGGAGGGCATGCACCGTTTGGTTCGCATCAGCCCCTTCAATAGTGAAGGCAAGCGGCAAACCAGTTTTGCCGCCGTCAGCGTCGCGCCCGAAATCGATGATTCCATTGAGGTAGAAATCGAAGAGAAGGATGTTCGGACCGACACTTTTCGCGCCAGCGGTGCCGGCGGCCAGCACGTCAACAAAACCGACAGCGCCATTCGCCTGACCCACGTCCCCACCAACACGGTGGTGCAGTGCCAAAGCGAACGCAGCCAGCATCAGAACAAGGCCAACGCCTGGAAGATGCTCCGCGCCAAAATGGCCCGCTTGGAAGAGGAGCGTCGCGAAGCGGAAACGGCGGCCAAGTATGGCACCCAGGCCCGGACGGGATTTGGCAGCCAGATCCGCAACTACTTCCTGCACCCCGACCAGCGTGTCAAAGATGCCCGGACCGGGCACTACGTCGGCAACTTCAACAGCGTCATCGACGGTAGCGAGCTGCAAGGCTTCTTGGACGCCTTTTTGCGTTGGCGGGCCGGCGGCAAGACGGCGGTGACCGCGGATCAGGAGTAA